Genomic DNA from Streptacidiphilus rugosus AM-16:
CAGCAGCCCACTCGTCGCGTGGCGGAATCCGGTGGTTCCCGAACGGACTGGTGTGGGGTACATTTACTTGCTGGGAACAAGCAACTATATGAACAGCGAGAAGCAGAGGGGGGCGATCGGCATGGGAGCTCGCGCCGCGCACGGCACGCAGAGCACCGGCGCCGAGGAGGCCGCCGCGCTCGTCGGAGAGCAGATGGGCCGGTTCTTCCGGCTGATCCAGGCATGGAAGCACCGCTCCCGCGACGAGCAGGGCGGCGACCGCCTGCTGCTCGCGACCCTGGTCCGGTGCGGCCCGAAGCGGGCGACCGATCTCGCCGCCGAGACCTATCTCGACCTTTCCACCGTGAGCCGTCAGATCCGCTCCCTGGTCGATCGCGGCCTGGTCGAGCGGACTCCCGATCCTGACGACCGGCGTGGTGCACTGC
This window encodes:
- a CDS encoding MarR family winged helix-turn-helix transcriptional regulator translates to MGARAAHGTQSTGAEEAAALVGEQMGRFFRLIQAWKHRSRDEQGGDRLLLATLVRCGPKRATDLAAETYLDLSTVSRQIRSLVDRGLVERTPDPDDRRGALLTVTSSGAAVFEAFRAQRNQELAGILRDWPGEDRHELVRLFTLLNDGFAEHYALHHHQQQHAAQTAHATNTAHAVQQGAAR